The genomic DNA CACAAAACAGTGGATTAGCCGGCCGGTGCAAGGGGACCGGAACTCGTTCCGACCACTCTCGGATCCGACTGCAAATCACCTCTCTCCTCGGCGCCAGGAAGTTTGTGCACGGGAATTGCACGCGTATACAGAACCCCCGCCAGTCGAAGTGCCCGATGAGGCTCGCGCCTGAACCTCGGCTGCTGCAGCCAGGGTGGCGTCCCATCGGCAATTCATGGTATTTAGTAAACATTGTTCCGTGCCGCCCGGCATGAACGCCGGACCAGCGGCCGGCACCCATAAGGAAACGCCGTGAATATCAGCAAATTCGTAACCCCCGAAATCATCTTCGGCCGCGGCTCCCTGAGCCAGATCGGCGAAAGCGCCGCCCGTATCGGCGCCTCAAAGGTTTTTCTCGTCAGCGACGAAGGCGTCATCAAGGCCGGCTGGGCCGACAAGGCCCGGCAGTACCTGCACGCTGCCGGCCTGGAGACTGAGGTCTTTTCCTCGCTGACCACCAATCCCAAGGATTTCGAGGTCAGCGAGGGGGCGCAGCGCTACCTGGCCTCGGGGTGCGACGCCCTCGTCGCCGTCGGCGGCGGCAGCCCGACCGACGTCGCCAAGGCCATCGCCATTCTGGCCAGCAACGGCGGCCAGCTCCAGGACTACGAGGGGATCAACAAGATCGTCCACCCCCTGCCGCCGATGGTGATCGTCCCCAGCACCGCCGGGGCCGGCTCCGAGGTCAGTCAGTTCACGATCATCGTCGACACCGTGCGCAAGCTGAAGATGTCCATCATCTCCAAATCACTGATCCCGGATATCGCCATCGTCGACCCTGAACTCCTTCAGACCAAGGACAGCCTGCTGGCCGCCGCCACGGGTCTTGACGCTCTGACACACGGCATCGAATCGTACGTCTCGCTGGCCGCCACGCCGCTGACCGACATTCACGCCCTGAAAGCGATCCAGCTGATTTCCCGCTACCTGCGCCGGGCGGTGGCAGACCGGCAGGACATGGAGGCGAACACCAACATGGCGATGGCCAGCCTCACCGCCGGCATGGCTTTTTCCAACGCCATCCTCGGGGCCACCCATGCCATGACCCATCAGGTCGACGGGCTGATCGACCAGCATCACGGGGAAACCAATGCCTCGATCCTCCCCCACGTCATGGAGTTCAACCTGGCCTCCGCCCCTGAACGGTTCCGCGAGATTGCCATCGCCCTGGGCGAAGAAGTGGCCGGCCTCGACACCCTCGCCGCCGCCGCCCTCTCGATCAGGGCGGTAAAGGGGTTGATCCGGGATATCGGCCTGGCCAAGGGTCTGGCGCAGATCGGCCTGCAGGAGGAATTCATCCCCCTGCTGAGCCGCAATGCCCTGAAGGACGCCTGCCTGGTGACCAATCCGCGCCGCGCGACCTTCGAGGACATCGTGGCCATTTTTCATAAGTCCATGTAAGGACAGACGAAAGGCACGAGGCCCGAGGCAGGGTTTGAACCTGCATTTTGAATGAAGGCAGTTGGTTAGCTTATGCGATTTAACTTGTTGGTTTTCAAGGTGAAATAGTGACAAACAGGGAAAAGCTTCTTGAACAGCTGACCGGGGTAGACTCCTCCAAGCTCAACTACTATGTCGAGCTGAAAAAGCGAAATCAGGAAGTTCTCAAACAGAACAGCCGCCTGGAAATCCTGCATCAGCTGGCCCATGACATCAACATCGACATGTCGGTGGCCGACATCATCGAGCGGGCCTTTTCCAAGCTGCCCCAGACCCTTCCCTGCGACTTCCTCGGTCTGATCACCGTGAAGGGAGGAGAGTTGGCGCTCAAGGCGATGATGCCGCGGGATTACTGCCGGATCGACGATTTTCCTGCCCACTCTCCTTCCCTCAACGTCATCCGGCAAAAGCAAGGCGGCATCTTCAACCTGCCGCAGGAAGAGCTCAGCCACGTCCGTTATAACCCCCGCTACCCCGGTCCGCTCAGGGCTCTGATGGTCACCCCGATGTTCCGGCGGGACGAGGTGATCGGCGCCCTGATTGTCGGCAGCATCAGCGATGGTGCCTATACGACAGCAGATCTCAGCTTCGTCCAGCACCTGGCCGACCAACTGTCGATCAGTATCCAGAACGCCCGTCTCTACAAGCAGGTTTCCCGGGCCAAAAAAGAGTGGGAAGAGACCTTCAAGGCGGTCACCGACCCTATTTTCCTGATCGACACCGATTACAACGTGCTCCTCCATAACGACCGGCTGCCGCCGGAAATGCTCGCCTCATGGAACCAGGCCCTGAGCAGCAAATGCTTCACCAAGCTCCATGGTCGCAGCCAACCCTGCGTCAACTGCCCGATCAATGAGATCAGGCAGACCGGCAAACCGGTATTCCAGCGCTGGCAGACCGATGCGGGGATCCTGCTGGACCTCGCCTACTATCCGGTCCTGAACGAAGAGAAGCAGCTGGCGGCCATAACCATCATCCTCAAGGATGTCACCCAGAAGACCAAGATGGAGGCGCAGCTGGTGCACTCGGCCAAGCTCGCCGCCCTCGGCGAGATGGCTGCGGGCGTGGCCCACGAGTTGAACAGCCCGATGACGGTGATCATCGGCACCGCTCAGATGCTGGCCCGGGAACTTGCCCGGGAGGCCCAGGACGAAAAGGCCGAAGCACTCGAGGACATCATCAATTGCGGGCTGCGCTGCAAGCGGATCATCCAGAATCTGCTGACTTTTTCCCGGCAGGATCAGCTGCCGGCGACGGAGATCGATCTCAATGCCGAGGTGGAGCGGGTTCTTTCCCTGATCCGCTACCAGATCAATCGCAGTCAGATCCGGATCGTCGCAGCGCTCGACCCCGACCTGCCGAAGCTGACCGCCAACGGCCCGCAGATTCAGCAGGTGCTCACCAACTTCCTGATAAACGCCCGGGACGCCCTGGACGAAGTGCAACGCCAGGAAAAAATCATCGAGGTGAGCACGACTCTGCGTAAGCAGGGCAAGAAGCAGTGGGTCATACTCAGCGTTCGGGACAATGGAACGGGGATCGACGCGGAGCGGCTGCCGAAGATTTTTGCCCCCTTCTACACCAGCAAGGAGGCCACCAAGGGGACTGGCCTCGGTCTTTCGGTGAGCCTGGGGATCGCCGAATCGCACAATGGCACCATCGAAGTCGACAGCGTGCCGGGCGAAGGGAGCACCTTTTCCATGCTCCTCCCCCTCGAGCAGGAATGAACCATAAAGAAATAAAGAATAAAGGCGGTGAAAGCGTGGCTCAGATCCAGGTACTGATCATCGACGACGAAGCGGATGTCTGCACTTTTTTCCGCCGGCTGCTGACGCGCCGGGGCTACACCGTAGTCACTGCGGTCAACCAGGCGGAAGCGACCCGGGCTCTGGAGGAAAAACAATATAACGTCGCCCTGGTCGACCTGAAGCTCCCCGATACCGACGGCCTGACCCTCCTGAAGATGATCAAGGCCCGGCAGCCTGCTTGCGAGGTCATCATCATGACCGGCTACAGCACGGTGAAAACGGCGGTCACGGCGATCCAGCTCGGCGCCTACGAGTATCTCGAAAAACCCTTCGACGAAATCGATGCCATCGAAGCCCTGGTTGAAAGAGCCGCCAGCAGCGCGCAGAGACCTGTTGCCGAGGATGAGTGGGGCGGGGTGGCACGGGAGGTCGGTTTTCAGGTGGGGACCTCGGACGCCATGCGCCGCCTGGTCTCCCTTGCCTTCAAGATCGCCAGAAAGAACATCAACGTCCTGATCCAGGGAAGGACCGGAACCGGCAAGGAAGTTCTCGCCCGCTTCATCCACGCCGCCTCGAACCGGGCCGACCAGACCTTCATCCCGGTCAACTGCGGCGCCCTGCCGGAAAACCTGCTGGAGAGCGAACTCTTTGGCCACGAGCGGGGGGCGTTCACCGGTGCCAGCCAGACCCGGCGGGGGATCTTCGAACTGGCCAATCGGGGCACCCTCTTTCTCGACGAGATCGGCGATGCCAGTCCGCTGATCCAGGTCAAGCTGCTGCGCGTGCTGGAAACTGGAGAATTCATGCGCGTCGGCGGCGAGAAGCCGATCACCACCGATGTCCGGATCATAGCTGCCACCAACGTCGACCTCGAAGAGGCGATCCGGGAGAAAACCTTTCGCGAAGACCTCTACTACCGCCTCAACGTGGTCCAGCTCGAAATTCCGGCCCTGCGGGATCGCGCCGAGGACATTCCGCTGCTGGCAGAGCATTACGTCGAACAGCTCAATCCCGAACTGCGGCTGGCACCGGGGACTCTGCGCCTGCTGCAGGACTACCACTGGCCGGGGAATATCCGGGAACTGGTCAACGTCATCCGGCGGGCGGTCGTGCTCTGCTCCGGCGAAACCATCCTCCCCAATCATCTCGGCAATGCCATCCTCTCGGCCAACCCGTCAGCGACCAGCCTTTCAGCCTCCCAGCCGGCCGGCCTGGCGACTCTCCCCGCGGAGCGCTCCGTTTCCCTGGACAGTTTCTGGGAGCACTACGGCAAGGAAGAGGTCCTCGAGAAGATGAGCGCCGGTGAGCTGAACCAGATGCTCCACTCCCTCCATGGCCTGGAAAACGGCCTGCTGGCGGTCATGCGCAAGCGGGGGATCTGTCCCCCCTCCGCTTGCCAGGGGCTCAAGGACACGGAGGTGGAAATGATCAGAAAAGCCCTCGAACAGCACCGCTGGAACATCACCGAAGCCGCGAAAGCCCTGGGGATTGCCCGCAATACCCTGCACCGCAAAATCAAGGGTTTCGATTTGCGCCATGGCTGAAGAGCCTCGGCAGCTGCGCCTTTAATTCCTTGCCACCGATCCCTGCCCGAAAGGAGTCCCGGCCATGGCGGAGAATGCGTCCAACCCGAAAAATGCAGTGATCTGCCCGCACTGCCGCCAGATAGTGACCCCTTATCGCAATCCGACCCCGACCGTCGACATCATCATCCGCATCGGCGGCCAGGTGGTCCTGATCGAGCGGAAAAACGCCCCCCTGGGATGGGCTCTCCCCGGCGGGTTCGTCGACTACGGTGAATCACTCGAGCAGGCGGCCGCACGGGAAGCGGCCGAGGAGACCGGGCTGGAGCTGGCCGAGCTGCGCCAGTTCCGCGCGTACTCGGCCCCCGACCGTGACCCGCGCCAGCACAACATCTCCTTCGTCTTCATCGCCCAGGGGCGCGGGCAGCTGCACGCCGGCGACGACGCCGCCGGTGTGGCCCTCTTCCCTCTCGATGCTCTTCCCACGCCCCTCTGCTTCGACCACGGCCAGATCCTGGCGGACTATAAAAGAGCGCTGACAGCCAACACGGGTCAGTTATGAGCAACCTGCACTCTGACCGCCGGAGAAAGCAGACCGTGTCCAGTCTGCCCTCCCCCACACACGAAAGCCCCGTGCCATAACGCACGGGGCTTTTCACTTTCTGTCTGCCAGGGTGGCCTGTAAAAATCGACCGTTCCCGAAGAATACCCCTCATCAGGGCATGTAGCAGGTGATTTCCCGGCGACCTGCCAGAAGCTGCAGCCCGATCATCGAGGGCCGGTCGCACGAGTAGCACCGCCACGCTTCGAGGAGCTGCGCCGCGTGCTCCCCGCAGCCGGGGGTAAGGTAAAGATCCATGCTGCCGTCCTGCCGTCCCTGCTGAAAAAGAGCCATCGTGCGGGGTCCGCTGGCCATGGCGAAGGCCGCGGCAAAAGCCTCCCGGCGCTGGAGCATCTCGCCCGCGGCCACCTGTGCGCGACTCAGCGTCAGTCGATACCAGCTCATCTCGTCAGGCCGTCGCCAGCAGCCAGTGAAAGACGCCGGGAACCAGCATGAACAGCATCAGGACCAGAGTTCCCAGCAGCATCCCCCCCCAGGCCGAGCGCGTACAGGCGGCGGTCGAAACTCCGGACGCCAGCGCAGCCGGCTTGAACAGGCGAAAAACCAGGCCCAGGTAATAGATGACGCCGAGATAGCTGCCCGCAAAGGCCAGAACGGCGGGAATCAGATGGCCGGAGGCGATGACCGTTTTGAAGATGAAAAGCTTGGCGAGAAAGCCCGGCAGGGGCGGAATACCCGCCAGCGACAGGACGGCAAGAGCGAGCAGAAGAGCCGGTACGGGACGCGAAACGAAGGCGCCGTCCAGCGATTCCAGCCCGTCCCCCTCCCCGCCGGCCAGCAGCCGGAAACAGGTACAGCCGACGATGGTGGTGACCGCATAGACCGCCACGTAGTAGAGCAGCGCTTCCACCCGCCCGCCGGTGCTGTCGGTCAGGGCGAAGATCATGTAACCGGCATGAGCGATGGACGAATAGGCGAGCAGCCGTTTGAAACCGGCCTGGCGGATGGCGGTGACATTGCCGTAATAGATGGAGAGGACCGAAAGGACGGTGATGGCAGCGACCGTTTCGGCATTCAGCGGCAGGGCGGAGAAAATCCGCACCAGAGCCAGGACCACCGTCCCCTTGATGACCGAGGCCATGAAAGCGGTCACCGGCAATCTGGCGCCGGCGTAGGCGTCGGGAGCCCAGCCGTGGAAAGGGAAAACCGCCGCCTTGAGAAAAAATCCACTCAGGATGAGGGCGCTGGCGGCGAGAATCAGCGGACCGCCGGCGGCGACGGCGGTGGTGAACGAACCGATGGCGAGCGTCCCCGTGCAGCCGTAGGCGAGCGACAGGCCGAAGAGCATCAGGGCGCTCGCCACCGCGGAGAGGAGCAGGTACTTGAAAGCCCCTTCGCAGGCGCTGGAGGCGCCGCAGCCGTGCACCATCAGGGCGAAGGCCGGCAGCGATAGCATTTCGACCCCCATGAACAGGGAGATGAAACCGGCACTGTCCATGATCAGCAGGGCGCCCAGCAGGGAGGCGCAAAGGAGCATCCAGAATTTGCAGGTGCCGGCGGTCGCCAGGCAGCAGACGCCAAGCAGGAGTCCACAACCGAGAATCACCAGCCGGGCGAGAACGGCAAACCGGTCGATCTCGATCTCTCCCGGCACCACCGAGGCTGTGTACCCCTGGCCGAGCTGCAGCAGCAGGACGCCGCAGCCGGCGGCCACCGCCAGGATGAAGAGAAGACTGGCCAGCCGCCGATCCGCCCGGAATATTTCCAGCAGCATCAGCGCCAGCAGCAGGCCGAGCAGCAGATGTTCCGGCAGCAGGCCGTAGAGAAGGTCAGTGGCCATGGTTCCCCCGGTTGGTTTGAGTGATGAGGGCTGGTGCCGCTGGCGGGCTGGGGGCTTCCGCCGCCCGGACGGCCAGAGCGGTGACGGCGCCCTGCGCCTTGCCCATGAAGGATGACGGCCAGATGCCGACCCAGAAAATCAGCATCAGCAGCGGCACGAAAGCCAGCGTCTCCCGCAGACCCAGGTCCCGGCAGCTCGTCTCGCCGCACGCCCTGCCGAACAGGATGGTACGGGCAAAGCGGAGCATGTAGCCGGCGCCGAGCACCATCCCGGCAGAGGCGAGCAGGACGGCGGCCAGGGGGAGCGCGCCGGCATCCGCCCGCCACGCCTCCAGCCCCTGCTGAAAGGCGCCGAACAGGATCAGGAACTCGGCGGTGAAACCGCTGGTGAGCGGCAGCGCAATCGAGGTCAGGATGAAGAGCATCAGCACCACCGCCAGTCGCGGCGCCGAACTGGCAAGCGCCGTCACCTGCCGCCAGGACTCCCCCAGCCGCTCTTCCAGCAGGCCGAGCAGCAGGAAAAGTCCGGCCACGGCCATCCCATGGCTGAGCATCTGGAACAGGGCGCCGTGCAGGGCGGTCTCCTGAAAACTGAAGATGCCCAGCACGATATAGCCCATGTGGCTGAGCGACGAGTAGGCCACCAGTTTCTTGAAATCCTCCTGGCGCAGCGCCAGGACTGCGCCGTAGAGGATGCTGACGACCGCCAGCAGAAGCATCCAGGGGGCAAGGGCGACGGTGGCCTGCGGGCAGAGGGGGATGGCCAGCTTGAGCAGGCCGAAGGCCCCCATTTTCGACAGGGCGCCGGCCATCAACGCCGTGCCGGCCGGCGGCGCCTCGGCATAGGCGAGCGGCAGCCAGGAATGAAACGGAAAGAGCGGGCACTTGATGGCGCAGGCGAGAACGACGGCGACGAAAACGAAGAGCTGGGTTCCCCAGTCGAGGTGCAGCCGCAGGAGAGTGTCGAACTCGAAAGACCAGCTGCCCGTCTGCTGCAGACACTCCGCCCCGAGCAGGATCACCGCGGCCAGCAGCAGGACGCTGCCGGCCAGGGTGTAGAGGAAAAAGGTCTGGGCGGCCTGCCGGCTTTGCGTTCCGCCGAAAACCAGGATCAGGATGAACATCGGGATGAGGACCGCTTCCCAGCAGATGAAGAAGAGCATGAGATTCTGCGCGAGGAAAGTTCCCAAAAGTCCGCTTTGCAGCAGAAGAATCAGTACCAGGAACAGTCGTCTCCGCGCCTGCGGCGTCCGCCAGCAGCAGCCGAGAACGACGGGAAAGAGGATGCCGGTGAGCAGGAGCAGATAGGCGTTCAGACCGTCGACCGCCAGGTGAAAGTTAACCCCCAGGGAGGGTATCCAGGGAAGGTTGAGGTCGAGCCGCCGGGAGGCGACCGTCCCGTCGCCGGCCAGAAACAGTCCGGTCGCCAGGACGAGGACCCCCAGCATGAGCAGCAGTGCCGAAAGGCGCGGCAGGCCGGAATCGCACTTCGGCAGGACGGCGACGCCGAGCGCGCCGAGGGCGGGCAGGATGCACAGCAGAAGGAGGATCGCGCCGTCAGGCATGGGCCACCCCCCACCAGAGAATCACCGCCAGCCCGGCGAAGGCATAGAGGGCATACGCCTTGACGTTGCCCGATTGCAGACGGGAGAAGAGCCTGGCGGCACCCTGTACCCCGCCGGCCGGCTTGGCCAGCATGCCGTCGTTCAGAGCCGCCTCCACCCTGCGGTCAAGAACCGACTCGGACAGCCAGTCCAGCGGACGGACGAGCACGCCCCGGTAAACGGCATCGAAGAAATATCCCCGGCTGACGAGCGCATGGGCGTAACCGGCCCGCTCCCTGGCTTTCAGAGCCCAGTCCCGGCGGCGGTGGAAGAAGAGCCAGGCGAGGAAGATCCCCAGCAGGGCCGCCAGCACCGAAACCCCCATGAGCACCAACTCGGCATGGTGATCCGCCACGGCGCCCGCCCCTTCCAGGTTCGGCACCGAGGCGAGGAACTCGTAGAAGGGGGCGGAGACGCCGAGAAGCTCCCGCCAGAAGCCGGGCATCCCGATGAGACCGGCCGCCAGCGAGCCGAAGGCGAGCGCCGCCAGGACGAACGACATGCTCGGCGGCGGCCCATGAATCCCTTCCCGGACTTTTTCCGGAACGTGGCAGGGACCGAAAAAAGTGAGGAAGATGGCCCGGAACATATAAAAGGCGGTCATGCAGGTGGTGACCGAGCCGACCAGCCAGAGGGCGGGAGAGCCGCCGGGGGCGGACCAGGCGCTCCAGAGGATCTCGTCCTTGGAGAAGAAGCCGGCGAAGGGCGGGATGCCGCACAAGGCCAGGCTGGCCAGCAGGAAGGTGGCGAAGGTGAACGGCATCTTTTTCGCCAGGGCGCCCATGCGGCGCATATCCTCCTCACCGTGCAGGGCATGGATGACCGCCCCGGCGCCGAGGAACAGGCAGGCCTTGAAGAAGGCGTGGGTAAACAGATGGAAGAAGGCGACCTGAAATGCCCCCAGGCCGCAGGCCATGAACATGAAGCCGATCTGGCTCATAGTGGAGTAGGCCAGCACCTTTTTCAGGTTGAACTGGGTAAGCCCCATCGTGGCCCCGGCAAAGGCGGTCAAGGCGCCCCCCCAGGCGACAACGGCCATGGCGTCCGGAGCCTGCAAAAAGACGCCGCTGAGCCGGGAGAGGAGATAGACGCCGGCCGTCACCATGGTGGCGGCATGAATCAGGGCGGAGACCGGCGTCGGCCCGGCCATGGCGTCGGGGAGCCAGACGTGCAGCGGCATCTGGGCGGATTTGCCGCAGGCCCCGATAAGCAGAAGGATGGCGATGGCGTTCATGAGCGGCGGCGACGGCTGGCCGCCTGCGACGGCGGCGTTGATCCCCTGGAAGTCGAGGGTCCCGCAGACGAAGAAGAGCAGGAAGGCGGCCAGGATGAAGGCGGTGTCCCCCACCCGGTTGACGATGAAGGCCTTGAGGCCGGCCGCGGTCTTCTCGCCGTCCTCGAACCAGAAGCCGATCAGCAGGTAGGAGGCGATCCCTACCCCTTCCCAGCCGGCGAAGAGCACGAGAAGGTTCTTGCCGAGCACCAGCAGCAGCATGAAGAAGAGGAACAGGTTCAGGTAGGCGAAGAAGCGCGAAAAGCTCCGGTCATGGGCCATGTAGCCGACCGAGTAGAGGTGGATCAGCGTCCCCACGCCCGTCACCAGCAGGCACATGACGGCGGCCAGTTGATCGAAACAGAGCGCCGCCTCGACCTGGAAGCCGTCAATGGCCGCCCAGGTGAAGAGCGTGGTGACCACGGGGACGCCATCGGCGGCAAGCCCGCGGAAAAGACCGAGAGTCAGGGCGAAGGAGGCCGCCGGCAGCCCGCAGGCCGTCAGGGCGACCAGCCACCGGGGGAGGCGGTTGCCCAGGAGTCCGTTAAGCAGGAATCCGGCGAGCGGCAGCAGGGGGACGAGGGTCAGTTGGTTCATGGCCTACCCTTTCAGATCCTGGTGAGCACTCAGATCCAGCGAGCCGTTGCGTTTGACGAGCAGCACCACGATGGCCATGGCCAGGGCGATCTCGCAGGAAGCCGCCACGTAGATGAAAAACGTCATGGCCACGCCGGAAAGCGTCTGGCCGCGCACGGCGAAGGTGACGAAACTGAGGACGACGGCGTTGAGCATGATCTCCAGGCACATCATGACTACCAGCAGATTGCGGCGGATCACCACCCCGAGCAGCCCCATGGAAAACAGGAGCCCGGCCAGGGCGATCAGAAACTGATATCTATCCATCGCGCCCCTCCCTGAGCGCCGTCCAGGCGGCGAGAATGCCGACCAGCAGCAGCACGGTGGCCAGTTCGAAGTGCAGCCAGTATTGCTTCATGAACGCCAGGGAAAAGGCTTTGAAGCTGAAAAGATCGATTGCAGCCGCGGCAGCCGGTGAGGTCGCCGGCAAATCGCCGAGGAGCGACCAGAAGGCGGCGGCGACCAGTTGGGCGACCAGCAGCGCCGGCACTCCCAGCCGGGAAAAGGGCTGCCGGTAGGAGCGGTCGCGCTCGTCCAGGAGCATGATGGTGTAGACCATGAAGACCATCACCGCACCGACGTAGATGAGTACCTGGAAGACCGCCACCACGTGCGCCCCCAGGCAGGCATAGATCCCGGCCAGGCTGACCATGAGGCCGATCAGGGCGAGGGCCGCCCGCATCGGTTGCCGCTGGGTCAGGACCAGGGCCGCAAAGGCCACGGCCAGCAGCGCGAAAAACACGATAAAAGCGCCGCTCATGAATGCACCTCCAGAGTGGCCGCCGGCGTCGCCGCGTAGGCCTTGGCCGGGTCGCTCGCCGGGCGCCAGTGCAGCAGCAGGTCCAGCCGACCCCGCATGTCATCCCGGTCGAAGCCTGGGAAGTCGGGCACCTCGGCGGCCATGCGCAGGGCGTCTTCCGGACAGGCTTCCACGCAGAAACCGCAGAAGATGCAGCGGGAGTAGTCGATCTCGAAGCGCTCCGGTGATTTGGGATGCATGGGATCGTCGAGGTTGGCGGCCGAGAGGATTTCGATGGCGTAAGCCGGACAGACCGTCGCACACATGTGGCACGAGACGCACTGCACCCCGCCGCCGGCCCGCTGGGTGAGAAGATGGCGGCCGCGGTTGGCTGGCGAATAGTCGCTGCGGATCTCTTCCGGATAGCAGGCGGTAAGGGCGCCCCGGCGGCCGGTCAGCCATTTCCACATGTTGCCGAAGAAAACGCCCCCCGTGATGCAGAGACCCCGGATCACCTCGAAAATGTAGAGGCGCTCCCAGAGCCCCATGGTCGGCTTGTTCCAGTAATCCCTCTTCATACTATCCTTTCAGGGTGAACCATTGCACGCAGGCCGTCGCCACCAGATTCAGGGTGGCCAGTGGCAGCAGGAACTTCCACCCAAAATCCATCAACTGGTCGTAACGGAATCGAGGCAGGGACCAGCGGATCTGGATCATGAAGCAGCCGGCCAGGAAGACCTTGCCGAGAAAGGTGCCCGCCTGCAGGAGCACCACCGCCAGGTGCGGCAGCGCCCATCTCGCGCCACCCGGAAAGACGAAGCCGCTGTCGGTCAGGTACGGGAGGTTGTAGCCGCCCAGGAAGAGGGTCACCAGGAGGGCCGAGATCACCACGATCTCGATGAACTCGCTGAGCATGAACAGGCCCATCTTCATGGCGGTGTACTCGGTGAAATACCCTGCCACCAGCTCCGATTCGCACTCCGGCAGGTCGAAGGGAACCCTCTTGTTCTCCGCGATGGCCGCGGTTAAAAACAGCATGAAGGCCAGCGGCTGCGTGAAAAGGCCCCAGGCCGGCAGTGCGCCGAACAAAAGACCCGACTGCCAGCGCACCATCTCGTTCAGATCGAGGGTGCCGTAGGTCACCACCAGGCTGATCAGCGCCAGCCCCATGGAGACCTCGTAGGAGATCATCTGGGAAGCAGCCCGGGCGGCGCCCATGAGGGAGAACTTGTTGTTGGAGGACCAGCCGGCGAGCATGGTTCCCAGGATACCGATGCCGGAAAGGGAAAGGACGATCAGGATGCCGGCATCCAGCCGGGCCACCTGCATGGCGTAGCTGCGGTCGCCGAAGAAATCATGGAGCGGAGGAAGCAGGTTTCCAGGCGTCAGGGTCCCGCCGAAGGGGACCACGCAGAAAACCAGCAGCACCGGGGCAGCCGCCAGCCAGGGGGCCAGGTTGTAGCAGAAGCGGTCATGGGTGAGCGGCGTGAAGTTCTCCTTGAGCAGCATCTTGGCGCCGTCGGCGATGCCGTGGAAGAGCCCCCAGGCTACCAGCTTGACATCGGTGAAGGGAAGGCGGATGTAGCAGCGGTTGGCGCCGATCCGGTCGGCCATGACGGCGGACTGCTTGCGCTCCACCCAGGTGAAGAGGGTTGCCAGACCCAGCATGAAGCCGATGGCGTACCCCATGTACAGCAGGTAGATGACCAGGTCCTGTATCATGCGCCGATTCTCCAGAACACGTCGCTGGCATGCTGGACCAGCCCGGGTTTGTCGAAGACTTTTTCGAAGCGGTTCAGTTTTCCCTCGAAGTTGCTGAAGGTGCCGCTGCGCTCGAAGGTCGTGGAAACGGGGATGAGGAGATCGGCGGCGTGCTCCTGCCCGGAGTCGAAGGAGGCCAGGTGGATCAGTCGCGCGTTGCCGAAGGAGACATGGTCCACCCGCTCTCCCCAGACGAGCACCAGGTCGTGGCCGGCAGCGGCGTCATAGGGCCGCCAGCCGAAGCGGGCCCGCACGCCGAGAGTATTGGGGTTCTTGTCGGCCTTGATCAGCAGAGTGTCTTCCACCACCTCCCCCGCATCGGGTCCGCAGTCTTCGCGGGTATAGATCGCCAGCCGCGAGCCGAGGGCCGCCTCGAACGTGGCGAGCTCTTCGTTGGAGGCGTGGGCGGAAAGGAGCGCCGCCGGCTTCTTCGCGATTGCCAGCAGCCGCCGGGCCTCGCCCAGCACCTCGTCGACCGAAACGGTCAGGCCGCCGATCATCGGCTGCAGGACTCGCTTGCGCGCCATGCGCTTGTGCAGGTCGTACCCCTTGTTGCAGATCCAGGGTCCGTTGATTTCGGGATTCTCGAGAGGTGTCACCCGCCAGGCAGTACGGTTTATCTCCTCGCCCAGCGTCCGCAGCTGCCAGTGTTTCCGGCGGCGCCAGACCTGAACGCTGCAGCAGCGGGAA from Desulfuromonadales bacterium includes the following:
- a CDS encoding proton-conducting transporter membrane subunit; this encodes MATDLLYGLLPEHLLLGLLLALMLLEIFRADRRLASLLFILAVAAGCGVLLLQLGQGYTASVVPGEIEIDRFAVLARLVILGCGLLLGVCCLATAGTCKFWMLLCASLLGALLIMDSAGFISLFMGVEMLSLPAFALMVHGCGASSACEGAFKYLLLSAVASALMLFGLSLAYGCTGTLAIGSFTTAVAAGGPLILAASALILSGFFLKAAVFPFHGWAPDAYAGARLPVTAFMASVIKGTVVLALVRIFSALPLNAETVAAITVLSVLSIYYGNVTAIRQAGFKRLLAYSSIAHAGYMIFALTDSTGGRVEALLYYVAVYAVTTIVGCTCFRLLAGGEGDGLESLDGAFVSRPVPALLLALAVLSLAGIPPLPGFLAKLFIFKTVIASGHLIPAVLAFAGSYLGVIYYLGLVFRLFKPAALASGVSTAACTRSAWGGMLLGTLVLMLFMLVPGVFHWLLATA
- a CDS encoding NADH-quinone oxidoreductase subunit M — encoded protein: MPDGAILLLLCILPALGALGVAVLPKCDSGLPRLSALLLMLGVLVLATGLFLAGDGTVASRRLDLNLPWIPSLGVNFHLAVDGLNAYLLLLTGILFPVVLGCCWRTPQARRRLFLVLILLLQSGLLGTFLAQNLMLFFICWEAVLIPMFILILVFGGTQSRQAAQTFFLYTLAGSVLLLAAVILLGAECLQQTGSWSFEFDTLLRLHLDWGTQLFVFVAVVLACAIKCPLFPFHSWLPLAYAEAPPAGTALMAGALSKMGAFGLLKLAIPLCPQATVALAPWMLLLAVVSILYGAVLALRQEDFKKLVAYSSLSHMGYIVLGIFSFQETALHGALFQMLSHGMAVAGLFLLLGLLEERLGESWRQVTALASSAPRLAVVLMLFILTSIALPLTSGFTAEFLILFGAFQQGLEAWRADAGALPLAAVLLASAGMVLGAGYMLRFARTILFGRACGETSCRDLGLRETLAFVPLLMLIFWVGIWPSSFMGKAQGAVTALAVRAAEAPSPPAAPALITQTNRGNHGH
- the nuoL gene encoding NADH-quinone oxidoreductase subunit L, which codes for MNQLTLVPLLPLAGFLLNGLLGNRLPRWLVALTACGLPAASFALTLGLFRGLAADGVPVVTTLFTWAAIDGFQVEAALCFDQLAAVMCLLVTGVGTLIHLYSVGYMAHDRSFSRFFAYLNLFLFFMLLLVLGKNLLVLFAGWEGVGIASYLLIGFWFEDGEKTAAGLKAFIVNRVGDTAFILAAFLLFFVCGTLDFQGINAAVAGGQPSPPLMNAIAILLLIGACGKSAQMPLHVWLPDAMAGPTPVSALIHAATMVTAGVYLLSRLSGVFLQAPDAMAVVAWGGALTAFAGATMGLTQFNLKKVLAYSTMSQIGFMFMACGLGAFQVAFFHLFTHAFFKACLFLGAGAVIHALHGEEDMRRMGALAKKMPFTFATFLLASLALCGIPPFAGFFSKDEILWSAWSAPGGSPALWLVGSVTTCMTAFYMFRAIFLTFFGPCHVPEKVREGIHGPPPSMSFVLAALAFGSLAAGLIGMPGFWRELLGVSAPFYEFLASVPNLEGAGAVADHHAELVLMGVSVLAALLGIFLAWLFFHRRRDWALKARERAGYAHALVSRGYFFDAVYRGVLVRPLDWLSESVLDRRVEAALNDGMLAKPAGGVQGAARLFSRLQSGNVKAYALYAFAGLAVILWWGVAHA
- the nuoK gene encoding NADH-quinone oxidoreductase subunit NuoK — protein: MDRYQFLIALAGLLFSMGLLGVVIRRNLLVVMMCLEIMLNAVVLSFVTFAVRGQTLSGVAMTFFIYVAASCEIALAMAIVVLLVKRNGSLDLSAHQDLKG
- a CDS encoding NADH-quinone oxidoreductase subunit J, which encodes MSGAFIVFFALLAVAFAALVLTQRQPMRAALALIGLMVSLAGIYACLGAHVVAVFQVLIYVGAVMVFMVYTIMLLDERDRSYRQPFSRLGVPALLVAQLVAAAFWSLLGDLPATSPAAAAAIDLFSFKAFSLAFMKQYWLHFELATVLLLVGILAAWTALREGRDG